The following are encoded in a window of Scophthalmus maximus strain ysfricsl-2021 chromosome 2, ASM2237912v1, whole genome shotgun sequence genomic DNA:
- the trim37 gene encoding E3 ubiquitin-protein ligase TRIM37 isoform X1, with protein MDEQSVESIAEVFRCFICMEKLRDARLCPHCSKLCCFSCIRRWLTEQRAQCPHCRAPLQLRELVNCRWAEEVTQQLDTLQLCSLTKHEDNDKDKCENHHEKLSVFCWTCKKCICHQCALWGGMHGGHTFKPLVEIYEQHVTKVKEEVAKLRRRLMELISLVQEVERNVEAVRGAKDERVREIRNAVEMMIARLDNQLKNKLITLMGQKTSLTQETELLESLLQEVEHQLHSCSKSELISTSPEILLMFQQVHRKPMQSFVTTPVPPDFTSELVPAYDSSTFVLINFSTLRQRADPVYSPPLQISGLCWRLKVYPDGNGVVRGNYLSVFLELSAGLPETSKYEYRVEMVHQASNDPTKNIIREFASDFEVGECWGYNRFFRLDLLASEGYLNMQTDTLVLCYQVRSPTFFQKCRDQYWYISQLESAQSGYIQQINNLKERLAIELFRRQTSRSSSPPDMRLAAGTTASERDPRSVKSDDDIQTTLTNIKKGEEEERTQQDDSNELSDGDLEVDCLTEEEVNPLDGSSTSGSSTATSNTEENDIDEETMSGENDVDFIGNLETEEGELPDDFAGATGGSGSSAPSLHCIAAGGRSAGAAACGAVGPGSNSLLEIDPVILIQLLDLKERSSVESLWGLQPRPPVSLLHSQAHPHSRKERERRPQVVRRSPPDSGVLIRLKAQMAEVRSKMSVKSQALESRGSAEHRPGPSGAFGVEELPSHHADSELSACRKPSELDLLGRAAARSRPCRPARKSLSPVLESSSSLLVKRRSPEEMEKELRGAEAAMELGLHPNEALGTEGVLKADSAQGPLVSHSSSSSEQASISKPQYSVEQQLYGTSGPKGDIFSLGGPSYLTGNKTCGSRTLGAAMLDCESERSGNSHQPLLEGPSAQPQMKEDQSPSVLVAATSSDSDTEDENLQSNNSRNDNNTPPCTGEQLLSDDMSFPADR; from the exons ATGTGAGAACCACCATGAGAagctcagtgttttctgttggacCTGTAAGAAATGCATCTGTCATCAGTGTGCCCTGTGGGGAGGCATG CACGGTGGCCACACCTTCAAACCTCTGGTGGAGATCTATGAGCAACATGTGACaaaagtgaaggaggaggtggccAAACTCCGCCGCCGCCTCATGGAGCTTATCAGTCTGGTGCAGGAAGTG GAGAGGAACGTGGAGGCCGTCAGAGGAGCGAAGGACGAGAGGGTCCGAGAGATCCGGAACGCTGTGGAAATGATGATCGCTCGCCTGGACAACCAGCTCAAGAACAAACTCATCACACTCATGG GCCAGAAGACGTCGTTGACCCAGGAGACGGAGCTGCTGGAGTCTCTCCTGCAGGAGGTGGAGCATCAG CTTCACTCCTGCAGTAAAAGTGAACTCATCTCCACGAGCCCAGAGATCCTGCTCATGTTCCAGCAGGTCCATCGGAAGCCCATGCAGTCGTTCGTCACCACGCCGGTGCCTCCAGACTTCACCAG TGAGCTGGTCCCTGCTTACGACTCAAGCACTTTTGTTCTCATCAACTTCAG CACCCTGAGGCAGCGGGCCGACCCAGTGTATAGCCCACCTCTGCAGATATCGGGGCTCTGCTGGAGACTCAAAGTCTACCCA GACGGTAATGGTGTGGTTCGTGGAAACTACCTGTCTGTATTCTTGGAACTGTCTGCTGGACTCCCCGAAACCTCAAA GTATGAGTACCGTGTGGAGATGGTCCATCAGGCCTCCAACGACCCGACCAAGAACATAATTCGGGAGTTCGCCTCAGACTTTGAGGTCGGTGAATGCTGGGGCTACAACCGCTTCTTCAGACTAGACCTTCTGGCCAGCGAGGGCTACCTgaacatgcagacagacacactggtCCTCTG CTACCAGGTTCGCTCACCCACCTTCTTCCAGAAGTGCAGAGATCAGTACTGGTACATCAGCCAGCTGGAGTCGGCCCAGAGCGGCTACATACAGCAGATCAACAACCTCAAAgag CGGCTTGCCATTGAGCTCTTCCGCCGTCAAACATCGCGCAGCTCCTCGCCCCCTGACATGAGGCTGGCTGCAGGCACCACAGCCTCAGAAAGAGACCCTCGCTCAGTGAAGAGTGACGATGACATCCAGACCACTTTGACCAACATTAAAAaaggcgaagaagaagaaaggaccCAGCAGGATGACTCTAAT GAGCTGTCGGACGGTGACTTGGAGGTGGACtgtctgacagaggaggaggtgaacccGTTGGATGGCAGCAGCACCTCGGGGAGCTCCACAGCCACCAGCAACACCGAGGAGAACGACATAGATGAGGAGACCAT GTCTGGAGAGAATGATGTCGACTTCATTGGGAACCTGGAGACAGAAGAAGGGGAACTCCCTGATGACTTTGCTGGAGCCACAG GTGGATCCGGCTCCAGTGCACCGTCCTTACATTGCATTGCTGCCGGCGGTCGTAGTGCCGGAGCCGCTGCCTGTGGTGCCGTTGGACCTGGCAGCAACAGCCTGCTGGAGATTGACCCGGTCATCCTGATCCAGCTGCTGGATCTGAAGGAGCGCAGCAGCGTGGAGTCTCTGTGGGGACTTCAGCCTAGGCCTCCTGTGTCTCTCCTGCACAGCCAAG CTCACCCTCACTCTCGGAAGGAACGGGAGCGGCGGCCTCAGGTGGTGCGGCGATCACCTCCAGACTCCGGGGTCCTGATCCGCCTCAAGGCTCAGATGGCCGAGGTCCGCAGCAAGATGTCAGTCAAGAGTCAGGCTCTCGAGTCCCGGGGGTCCGCTGAGCACAGGCCTGGCCCATCGGGGGCCTTCGGTGTGGAGGAGTTACCCTCTCACCACGCTGATTCAGAGTTGTCAGCTTGTCGTAAGCCCAGCGAGCTGGACCTCCTGGGGAGAGCAGCTGCTCGGTCTAGGCCCTGTCGCCCTG CCCGGAAATCTCTGTCCCCCGtcctggagagcagcagctctcttcttgtgaagaggaggagtccagaggagatggagaaggagttGAGAGGTGCAGAGGCCGCGATGGAGCTTGGCCTGCATCCGAATGAGGCTCTGGGAACAGAGG GAGTGCTGAAGGCAGACAGTGCCCAGGGCCCCCTCGTGTCCCACAGCAGCTCCTCATCAGAGCAGGCTTCCATCTCCAAGCCACAGTACTCAGTGGAGCAACAGCTGTACGGGACCTCTGGGCCAAAGGGTGACATCTTCTCCCTGGGAGGACCAAGCTACTTGACCGGCAACAAGACTTGTGGCAGTAGGACCCTGGG GGCAGCAATGTTGGACTGTGAATCTGAACGCTCAGGAAACTCCCATCAGCCCTTGCTGGAGGGACCCTCTGCACAGCCACAGATGAAGGAAG ATCAGTCGCCCTCTGTCTTGGTGGCGGCCACgagcagtgacagtgacacgGAGGACGAGAACCTGCAGAGCAACAACTCTCGCAACGACAACAACACTCCTCCCTGCACAG GTGAGCAGCTTCTTTCAGATGACATGAGTTTTCCTGCTGACAGGTGA
- the trim37 gene encoding E3 ubiquitin-protein ligase TRIM37 isoform X2, with product MDEQSVESIAEVFRCFICMEKLRDARLCPHCSKLCCFSCIRRWLTEQRAQCPHCRAPLQLRELVNCRWAEEVTQQLDTLQLCSLTKHEDNDKDKCENHHEKLSVFCWTCKKCICHQCALWGGMHGGHTFKPLVEIYEQHVTKVKEEVAKLRRRLMELISLVQEVERNVEAVRGAKDERVREIRNAVEMMIARLDNQLKNKLITLMGQKTSLTQETELLESLLQEVEHQLHSCSKSELISTSPEILLMFQQVHRKPMQSFVTTPVPPDFTSELVPAYDSSTFVLINFSTLRQRADPVYSPPLQISGLCWRLKVYPDGNGVVRGNYLSVFLELSAGLPETSKYEYRVEMVHQASNDPTKNIIREFASDFEVGECWGYNRFFRLDLLASEGYLNMQTDTLVLCYQVRSPTFFQKCRDQYWYISQLESAQSGYIQQINNLKERLAIELFRRQTSRSSSPPDMRLAAGTTASERDPRSVKSDDDIQTTLTNIKKGEEEERTQQDDSNSHCVVQELSDGDLEVDCLTEEEVNPLDGSSTSGSSTATSNTEENDIDEETMSGENDVDFIGNLETEEGELPDDFAGATGGSGSSAPSLHCIAAGGRSAGAAACGAVGPGSNSLLEIDPVILIQLLDLKERSSVESLWGLQPRPPVSLLHSQAHPHSRKERERRPQVVRRSPPDSGVLIRLKAQMAEVRSKMSVKSQALESRGSAEHRPGPSGAFGVEELPSHHADSELSACRKPSELDLLGRAAARSRPCRPARKSLSPVLESSSSLLVKRRSPEEMEKELRGAEAAMELGLHPNEALGTEGVLKADSAQGPLVSHSSSSSEQASISKPQYSVEQQLYGTSGPKGDIFSLGGPSYLTGNKTCGSRTLGAAMLDCESERSGNSHQPLLEGPSAQPQMKEDQSPSVLVAATSSDSDTEDENLQSNNSRNDNNTPPCTGEQLLSDDMSFPADR from the exons ATGTGAGAACCACCATGAGAagctcagtgttttctgttggacCTGTAAGAAATGCATCTGTCATCAGTGTGCCCTGTGGGGAGGCATG CACGGTGGCCACACCTTCAAACCTCTGGTGGAGATCTATGAGCAACATGTGACaaaagtgaaggaggaggtggccAAACTCCGCCGCCGCCTCATGGAGCTTATCAGTCTGGTGCAGGAAGTG GAGAGGAACGTGGAGGCCGTCAGAGGAGCGAAGGACGAGAGGGTCCGAGAGATCCGGAACGCTGTGGAAATGATGATCGCTCGCCTGGACAACCAGCTCAAGAACAAACTCATCACACTCATGG GCCAGAAGACGTCGTTGACCCAGGAGACGGAGCTGCTGGAGTCTCTCCTGCAGGAGGTGGAGCATCAG CTTCACTCCTGCAGTAAAAGTGAACTCATCTCCACGAGCCCAGAGATCCTGCTCATGTTCCAGCAGGTCCATCGGAAGCCCATGCAGTCGTTCGTCACCACGCCGGTGCCTCCAGACTTCACCAG TGAGCTGGTCCCTGCTTACGACTCAAGCACTTTTGTTCTCATCAACTTCAG CACCCTGAGGCAGCGGGCCGACCCAGTGTATAGCCCACCTCTGCAGATATCGGGGCTCTGCTGGAGACTCAAAGTCTACCCA GACGGTAATGGTGTGGTTCGTGGAAACTACCTGTCTGTATTCTTGGAACTGTCTGCTGGACTCCCCGAAACCTCAAA GTATGAGTACCGTGTGGAGATGGTCCATCAGGCCTCCAACGACCCGACCAAGAACATAATTCGGGAGTTCGCCTCAGACTTTGAGGTCGGTGAATGCTGGGGCTACAACCGCTTCTTCAGACTAGACCTTCTGGCCAGCGAGGGCTACCTgaacatgcagacagacacactggtCCTCTG CTACCAGGTTCGCTCACCCACCTTCTTCCAGAAGTGCAGAGATCAGTACTGGTACATCAGCCAGCTGGAGTCGGCCCAGAGCGGCTACATACAGCAGATCAACAACCTCAAAgag CGGCTTGCCATTGAGCTCTTCCGCCGTCAAACATCGCGCAGCTCCTCGCCCCCTGACATGAGGCTGGCTGCAGGCACCACAGCCTCAGAAAGAGACCCTCGCTCAGTGAAGAGTGACGATGACATCCAGACCACTTTGACCAACATTAAAAaaggcgaagaagaagaaaggaccCAGCAGGATGACTCTAAT AGTCACTGTGTCGTTCAGGAGCTGTCGGACGGTGACTTGGAGGTGGACtgtctgacagaggaggaggtgaacccGTTGGATGGCAGCAGCACCTCGGGGAGCTCCACAGCCACCAGCAACACCGAGGAGAACGACATAGATGAGGAGACCAT GTCTGGAGAGAATGATGTCGACTTCATTGGGAACCTGGAGACAGAAGAAGGGGAACTCCCTGATGACTTTGCTGGAGCCACAG GTGGATCCGGCTCCAGTGCACCGTCCTTACATTGCATTGCTGCCGGCGGTCGTAGTGCCGGAGCCGCTGCCTGTGGTGCCGTTGGACCTGGCAGCAACAGCCTGCTGGAGATTGACCCGGTCATCCTGATCCAGCTGCTGGATCTGAAGGAGCGCAGCAGCGTGGAGTCTCTGTGGGGACTTCAGCCTAGGCCTCCTGTGTCTCTCCTGCACAGCCAAG CTCACCCTCACTCTCGGAAGGAACGGGAGCGGCGGCCTCAGGTGGTGCGGCGATCACCTCCAGACTCCGGGGTCCTGATCCGCCTCAAGGCTCAGATGGCCGAGGTCCGCAGCAAGATGTCAGTCAAGAGTCAGGCTCTCGAGTCCCGGGGGTCCGCTGAGCACAGGCCTGGCCCATCGGGGGCCTTCGGTGTGGAGGAGTTACCCTCTCACCACGCTGATTCAGAGTTGTCAGCTTGTCGTAAGCCCAGCGAGCTGGACCTCCTGGGGAGAGCAGCTGCTCGGTCTAGGCCCTGTCGCCCTG CCCGGAAATCTCTGTCCCCCGtcctggagagcagcagctctcttcttgtgaagaggaggagtccagaggagatggagaaggagttGAGAGGTGCAGAGGCCGCGATGGAGCTTGGCCTGCATCCGAATGAGGCTCTGGGAACAGAGG GAGTGCTGAAGGCAGACAGTGCCCAGGGCCCCCTCGTGTCCCACAGCAGCTCCTCATCAGAGCAGGCTTCCATCTCCAAGCCACAGTACTCAGTGGAGCAACAGCTGTACGGGACCTCTGGGCCAAAGGGTGACATCTTCTCCCTGGGAGGACCAAGCTACTTGACCGGCAACAAGACTTGTGGCAGTAGGACCCTGGG GGCAGCAATGTTGGACTGTGAATCTGAACGCTCAGGAAACTCCCATCAGCCCTTGCTGGAGGGACCCTCTGCACAGCCACAGATGAAGGAAG ATCAGTCGCCCTCTGTCTTGGTGGCGGCCACgagcagtgacagtgacacgGAGGACGAGAACCTGCAGAGCAACAACTCTCGCAACGACAACAACACTCCTCCCTGCACAG GTGAGCAGCTTCTTTCAGATGACATGAGTTTTCCTGCTGACAGGTGA
- the ppm1e gene encoding protein phosphatase 1E, protein MMAGSAAEEKTFRRFLELFLREMRMPLQESDPPPMRPLSDLVSEDEVEGECLDLCLQHLYKYNCPCSLAAALARATADSLLQTDLSIHHLNKTVEDGADPLPQMESVKLAWLVFNRLFEMCCLWMKELPFRRRPQPYYETSIHAIKNMRRKMEDKHVIIPDFNTLFNIQDQEEQAFFAVFDGHGGVDAAIYAANHLHVNLVHQESFSHDPSEALCKAFKVTDERFVKKAAREHLRCGTTGVVTFLRGQTLYVAWLGDSQVILVRRGEAVELMKPHKPDREDEKQRIEALGGCVIWFGTWRVNGSLSVSRAIGDSEHKPYICGDADHGVFPLDGSEDYLILACDGFWDTVVPDEAVRVVSDHLQENAGDTTMVAHKLVASARDAGSSDNITVIVVFLRDPRSPPPTSTDDDEEGVVEGEVEEEDVAEAAEQEEEEEEDEAVRVERAGGERGSTADIGGKSRGGWPLQQCSAPADLSYEDRTDSLTDRTSLSLLGPSLEGRISLTRDSQQPCSSFSPDLFTASYIYREERPVRHRSRIPFQEPSISRFTDPLWPQTAMLLGQAVRRSRMLGYDSRQRGRRWPSRSRELLGLLPSGHRQPHTQRCSNRRPEVAVPRLPHDATM, encoded by the exons cAACTGCCCATGCTCCCTGGCGGCAGCCCTGGCCAGAGCCACAGCAGACAGCCTCCTGCAGACCGACCTCTCCATCCACCACCTCAATAAGACTGTGGAAGATGGAGCTGACCCACTACCAc aaaTGGAGTCCGTGAAGCTGGCCTGGCTGGTGTTTAATAGACTGTTTGAGATGTGCTGCCTCTGGATGAAGGAGCTGCCCTTCCGCCGCCGTCCACAGCCATACTATGAAACTTCCATCCATGCCATCAAGAACATGAGGCGCAAGATGGAGGACAAGCATGTCATCATCCCTGACTTCAATACACTCTTCAACATCCAG GATCAGGAAGAACAGGCTTTCTTTGCCGTGTTTGATGGTCATGGCGGTGTGGATGCTGCCATTTATGCTGCCAATCACCTCCACGTCAACTTAGTTCATCAGGAGTCCTTCAGCCACGACCCCTCTGAGGCGCTCTGCAAAGCCTTCAAAGTCACTGATGAGCGCTTTGTGAAGAAGGCGGCACGAGAG CACTTGCGCTGTGGCACCACAGGTGTGGTGACGTTCCTGCGGGGCCAGACGTTGTATGTGGCCTGGCTGGGAGACTCCCAGGTCATCCTGGTCAGGAGGGGAGAGGCTGTGGAGCTGATGAAACCACATAAACCAGACAGAGAG GATGAGAAGCAGAGGATCGAGGCTCTGGGAGGCTGTGTGATCTGGTTCGGCACATGGAGGGTTAATGGCAGCCTGTCTGTATCCAGAGCAATAG GGGACTCAGAGCACAAACCCTATATCTGCGGTGATGCAGACCACGGCGTCTTCCCATTGGACGGTTCAGAAGACTACCTGATTCTGGCCTGTGATGGCTTTTGGGATACAGTGGTTCCAGATGAGGCGGTGCGGGTGGTCAGCGACCACCTCCAGGAGAACGCCGGAGACACTACCATGGTAGCCCACAAGCTGGTGGCCTCTGCTCGTGATGCAGGCTCCAGTGATAATATCACTGTCATAGTGGTCTTTTTGAGGGACCCACGCTCCCCGCCCCCGACCAGCaccgacgacgacgaggagggtgtcgtggagggagaggtggaggaagaggacgtaGCGGAGGCcgcggagcaggaggaggaggaggaggaagacgaagcaGTCAGGGTCGAGCGCGCTGGTGGAGAAAGAGGCAGCACTGCGGACATTGGGGGGAAAAGTCGTGGAGGCTGGCCCCTGCAGCAGTGCTCAGCCCCTGCTGACCTCAGCTATGAAGACCGGACGGACTCGCTCACGGACAGAACTAGCCTCAGCCTGCTGGGGCCATCACTGGAGGGCCGCATCTCCCTGACCCGGGACTCGCAGCAGCCCTGCTCCAGCTTTAGCCCCGACCTCTTCACCGCCTCCTACATCTACCGAGAAGAACGCCCAGTGAGGCACAGGTCCCGTATCCCTTTTCAGGAGCCTAGCATCTCTAGATTTACGGACCCACTCTGGCCCCAGACAGCCATGCTGTTGGGTCAGGCAGTGAGGCGAAGCCGCATGCTTGGTTATGATAGTCGCCAACGGGGCCGGAGGTGGCCAAGCAGATCCAGAGAGCTGCTGGGCCTGTTACCATCTGGCCACAGGCAGCCCCACACGCAGCGCTGCTCCAACCGGAGACCTGAAGTGGCAGTGCCTCGACTGCCCCATGATGCCACCATGTAA